Proteins encoded within one genomic window of Kibdelosporangium phytohabitans:
- a CDS encoding xanthine dehydrogenase family protein molybdopterin-binding subunit, whose product MTTGGIGESPLRPDGGLKVRGQYAYSSDLWLENMLWGATLRSPHPSARILSVDTSAALAMPGVHTVLTYKDVPGENVYGLKLRDTPVLAEEIVRYQGEPVALVAAEHPETALRATKAIRVEYEVFEPVLDAELVARSPDAPKVHPGGNLVRHQRILKGDPDATADVVVSGVYEIGMQDQAFLGPESGLAVPDGDGVHLYLATQWLHVDQRQTAKALGLPVEKVKLTMSGVGGAFGGREDLSIQVHACMLALRTGRPVKMSYNRQESFFGHVHRHPAKMYYEHGATAEGDLVYVRARLYFDGGAYASKTPVVVGNGTTLGVGPYNVPNARIEAWGVYTNNPPCGAMRGLGAVQPTYAYESQMDKLAAALGMDPAELRIRNAMSEGSTTVTGQVVDFPAPVAELIQRVKDLPLPEPSGSDILQLPGGAANTTHGEGVVRGVGYGVTIKNISYAEGLDDYSTARVRLEVIDGEPVATVHTAAAEVGQGLITVQQQIARTELGVQQVVLHPCDTDVGDAGSSSASRQTYVTGGAVRNACRAVRTRLQELAGSEDIPDIAAVLGDTVIEETREYHHRETYPLDPATGQGNAHVQYGFSAHRAVVDVDTELGLVKVVRLDCAQDVGKAINPDAVVGQIHGGSAQGLGLAVMEEIQVANGKIRNPSFTDYLIPTILDMPPMTVDVVERPDPHAPYGVRGVGEPPTISATPAIANAIRAATGLELPRVPIRPEHIIDLTNEGS is encoded by the coding sequence ATGACCACCGGCGGGATCGGTGAGAGTCCACTTCGGCCGGACGGCGGCCTGAAGGTACGCGGCCAGTACGCGTACTCCTCGGACCTGTGGCTGGAGAACATGTTGTGGGGGGCGACTTTGCGCAGCCCGCACCCGTCCGCCCGGATCCTGTCGGTCGACACGTCCGCCGCGCTGGCGATGCCGGGCGTGCACACCGTGCTGACGTACAAGGACGTGCCCGGCGAGAACGTCTACGGTCTCAAGCTGCGGGACACCCCGGTGCTCGCCGAGGAGATCGTGCGCTACCAAGGCGAACCGGTCGCGCTGGTCGCCGCCGAGCACCCGGAGACCGCGCTCAGGGCGACCAAGGCGATCAGGGTGGAGTACGAGGTCTTCGAACCCGTGCTCGACGCCGAACTGGTCGCCCGCTCCCCTGACGCGCCCAAGGTGCACCCGGGCGGGAACCTGGTGCGTCACCAGCGGATCCTGAAGGGCGACCCGGACGCGACGGCCGATGTCGTGGTCAGCGGTGTGTACGAGATCGGCATGCAGGATCAGGCGTTTCTCGGTCCGGAATCGGGTTTGGCCGTGCCGGACGGTGACGGCGTGCACCTGTACCTGGCCACGCAGTGGCTGCACGTGGACCAGCGGCAGACCGCCAAGGCGCTGGGCCTGCCGGTCGAGAAGGTCAAGCTGACGATGTCCGGGGTGGGCGGCGCGTTCGGCGGCCGGGAGGACCTGTCGATCCAGGTCCACGCGTGCATGCTCGCGCTGCGGACCGGGCGGCCGGTGAAGATGTCCTACAACCGGCAGGAGTCGTTCTTCGGGCACGTGCACCGGCACCCGGCGAAGATGTACTACGAGCACGGCGCCACAGCCGAGGGCGACCTGGTCTACGTGCGAGCGCGCCTGTACTTCGACGGCGGCGCCTATGCCTCGAAGACGCCGGTTGTCGTGGGCAACGGCACGACGCTGGGTGTGGGGCCGTACAACGTTCCCAACGCCAGGATCGAAGCGTGGGGCGTGTACACCAACAACCCGCCCTGCGGCGCGATGCGGGGACTGGGCGCGGTCCAGCCGACCTACGCCTACGAGTCCCAGATGGACAAGCTGGCGGCCGCACTGGGCATGGATCCGGCCGAGCTGCGGATCCGCAACGCGATGAGCGAGGGCTCGACCACGGTCACCGGCCAGGTGGTGGACTTCCCCGCGCCGGTCGCCGAGCTGATCCAACGGGTCAAGGACCTCCCGTTGCCGGAGCCGTCCGGCAGTGACATCCTCCAGCTCCCCGGCGGAGCCGCGAACACGACACACGGCGAAGGCGTGGTGCGTGGCGTCGGATACGGCGTGACCATCAAGAACATCTCGTACGCCGAAGGCCTGGACGACTACTCCACGGCCCGGGTGCGGCTGGAAGTGATCGACGGCGAGCCGGTCGCGACCGTGCACACCGCCGCGGCCGAGGTGGGCCAGGGCCTGATCACCGTGCAGCAGCAGATCGCCAGGACCGAACTCGGTGTCCAGCAGGTCGTCCTGCACCCGTGCGACACCGATGTCGGCGACGCCGGGTCAAGCTCCGCGTCACGCCAGACGTACGTCACCGGCGGCGCTGTCCGCAACGCGTGCCGTGCCGTTCGTACGAGGCTCCAAGAGCTGGCCGGATCCGAGGACATCCCGGACATCGCCGCCGTTCTCGGCGACACCGTGATCGAGGAGACCCGCGAGTACCACCACCGCGAGACGTACCCGCTGGATCCGGCGACGGGACAGGGCAACGCCCACGTGCAGTACGGGTTCTCCGCGCACCGGGCGGTCGTCGACGTGGACACCGAACTCGGCCTGGTCAAGGTCGTGCGGCTGGACTGCGCGCAGGACGTGGGCAAGGCGATCAACCCGGACGCGGTCGTCGGCCAGATCCACGGCGGCTCCGCGCAGGGCCTCGGCCTGGCGGTGATGGAGGAGATCCAGGTCGCGAACGGCAAGATCCGCAACCCGTCGTTCACCGATTATCTGATCCCGACCATCCTCGACATGCCGCCGATGACCGTGGACGTGGTCGAACGGCCCGATCCGCACGCGCCGTACGGTGTGCGCGGGGTCGGCGAGCCGCCGACGATCTCCGCGACACCGGCGATCGCCAACGCGATCAGGGCCGCGACCGGGCTGGAGCTGCCCCGCGTGCCCATCCGCCCCGAGCACATCATCGACCTGACCAACGAGGGAAGCTGA
- a CDS encoding (2Fe-2S)-binding protein, with product MRVNVTVNGVQRQADDVWPGESLLYVLRERLGLPGAKNACEQGECGSCTVYLDDVPVCSCLVAAGQAEGREVRTVEGLAEGEDLHPVQQAFVDRGAVQCGFCTPGLIVAAHDLIERTAEPTDAEIREALAGNLCRCTGYEKILDAVREAAAKKAGVV from the coding sequence ATGCGCGTGAACGTGACTGTCAACGGTGTCCAGCGTCAGGCCGACGACGTGTGGCCGGGCGAGAGCCTGCTGTACGTGCTGCGCGAACGACTGGGGCTGCCAGGCGCCAAGAACGCGTGTGAACAGGGCGAGTGTGGCTCGTGCACGGTGTACCTCGACGATGTCCCGGTCTGTTCCTGCCTGGTCGCGGCCGGTCAGGCCGAGGGACGCGAGGTGCGCACGGTCGAAGGCCTCGCCGAGGGCGAGGACCTGCATCCCGTGCAGCAGGCGTTCGTCGACCGGGGCGCGGTGCAGTGCGGGTTCTGCACACCCGGGCTGATCGTCGCCGCGCACGACCTGATCGAGCGGACCGCGGAGCCGACGGACGCCGAGATCCGCGAGGCGCTGGCCGGGAACCTGTGCCGCTGCACGGGCTACGAGAAGATCCTCGACGCGGTCCGTGAGGCCGCGGCGAAGAAAGCCGGTGTGGTATGA
- a CDS encoding FAD binding domain-containing protein, which produces MEFLNPGSVAEALALKAATPAAVPIAGGTDVMVELNFDHRRPPALLNLNRIGELHTHSTVDGRVRIGACVPYSRIITELGSVLPGLAIASRTVGSPQIRNRGSVGGNLGAASPAGDSHPALLATDAVVEIASTRGVRMVPANDFYVGVKRNVLEPDELITAVHVPPATGPQQFSKVGTRNAMVIAVCAFAIALHPEQKRVGTGIGSAAPTPLRACEAEEFLNAELPWGSPDGLPDSLNRRFGELVAQAASPIDDVRGTASYRRHALAVMARRTLSWAWSEYRRSAQCA; this is translated from the coding sequence ATGGAATTCCTCAACCCGGGCAGCGTGGCCGAGGCGCTGGCGCTCAAGGCCGCCACGCCGGCGGCGGTGCCGATCGCCGGCGGCACGGACGTGATGGTGGAGCTGAACTTCGACCACCGCCGCCCGCCCGCTCTGCTGAACCTGAACCGGATCGGCGAGCTGCACACGCATTCCACTGTGGACGGACGGGTGCGGATCGGCGCGTGCGTGCCCTACAGCCGGATCATCACCGAACTCGGCTCGGTCCTGCCGGGCCTGGCCATCGCGTCGCGGACGGTCGGCTCGCCGCAGATCCGCAACCGCGGCAGTGTCGGCGGCAACCTGGGCGCCGCGTCCCCCGCGGGCGATTCGCATCCCGCGTTGCTGGCGACGGACGCGGTCGTGGAGATCGCGTCGACCCGGGGTGTGCGGATGGTCCCGGCCAACGATTTCTACGTCGGCGTGAAGCGCAACGTGCTGGAACCCGACGAGCTGATCACGGCCGTGCACGTGCCACCGGCGACCGGTCCGCAGCAGTTCAGCAAAGTCGGCACGCGCAACGCCATGGTGATCGCGGTCTGCGCGTTCGCCATCGCCCTGCACCCCGAGCAGAAGCGGGTGGGTACCGGGATCGGGTCGGCCGCGCCGACGCCGTTGCGGGCCTGCGAAGCCGAGGAGTTCTTGAACGCCGAACTGCCGTGGGGCTCGCCGGACGGCTTGCCGGACTCGTTGAACAGGCGGTTCGGGGAGCTCGTGGCGCAGGCGGCGTCGCCGATCGACGACGTGCGCGGCACGGCGTCCTACCGGCGGCACGCACTGGCCGTGATGGCCCGCCGCACGTTGAGCTGGGCGTGGAGTGAGTACAGGAGGTCCGCACAATGCGCGTGA
- the pucL gene encoding factor-independent urate hydroxylase, with protein MAIVLGENQYGKAETRLVRVDRDADEHRLVDLNVSTALSGDLTETHLTGANDKVLATDTQKNTVLAFARDGVGQIETFGLRLARHYVGQLASIHRARVEIEQYPWTRLGPHSFTRSGEGTRLATVVFDGEATVEGGIKDLTVLNTTDSEFWGYPRDEYTTLPETKDRILATAVNARWRFSSTQVEWAEAYATARASLLDAFATTYSYSLQQTLFAMGKRVLENVPDIASVRLSLPNQHHYLTDLSPFDLDNPGVVFHVGDRPYGLIEAEVVRET; from the coding sequence ATGGCCATCGTTCTCGGCGAGAACCAGTACGGGAAGGCCGAAACCCGGCTCGTCCGCGTCGACCGCGACGCGGACGAGCACCGGCTGGTCGACCTCAACGTCAGCACCGCGCTGTCCGGTGACCTCACCGAAACCCACCTGACCGGTGCCAACGACAAGGTCCTCGCCACCGACACGCAGAAGAACACCGTCCTGGCGTTCGCCCGCGACGGTGTCGGGCAGATCGAGACCTTCGGCCTGCGGCTGGCCAGGCACTACGTCGGGCAGCTGGCGAGCATCCACCGCGCCCGCGTGGAGATCGAGCAGTACCCGTGGACCCGGCTCGGGCCGCACTCGTTCACCCGCTCCGGCGAGGGAACGCGGCTCGCGACGGTCGTGTTCGACGGGGAAGCGACGGTCGAAGGCGGTATCAAGGACCTGACGGTGCTGAACACCACCGACTCTGAGTTCTGGGGGTATCCGCGTGACGAGTACACGACGTTGCCGGAGACCAAGGACCGGATCCTGGCGACCGCGGTGAACGCGCGCTGGCGGTTCTCGTCCACGCAGGTGGAGTGGGCCGAGGCGTACGCGACGGCTCGGGCGAGCCTGCTCGACGCGTTCGCGACCACCTACAGCTACTCGTTGCAGCAGACGCTGTTCGCGATGGGCAAGCGGGTGCTGGAGAACGTGCCGGACATCGCCAGTGTCCGGCTGAGCCTGCCCAACCAGCACCACTACCTGACCGATCTGTCGCCGTTCGACCTGGACAACCCCGGTGTGGTGTTCCACGTCGGCGACCGGCCTTACGGCCTGATCGAGGCCGAAGTCGTACGGGAGACGTGA
- the uraH gene encoding hydroxyisourate hydrolase: MSLSTHVLDAAAGRPAAGVAVRLESRDGTELASGTTDADGRITGWDPPAGVHRLVFEVDTPFYPEVVVTFRVTDPGEHYHVPLLLSPFAYSTYRGS, encoded by the coding sequence ATGAGTCTGTCCACGCATGTGCTCGACGCGGCGGCCGGACGGCCCGCGGCGGGTGTCGCGGTCCGGCTGGAGAGCCGGGACGGGACCGAGCTGGCGTCGGGGACGACCGACGCGGACGGCCGGATCACCGGCTGGGACCCGCCTGCGGGCGTGCACCGGCTGGTGTTCGAGGTCGACACACCGTTCTACCCCGAGGTCGTGGTGACGTTCCGGGTCACCGACCCCGGCGAGCACTACCACGTGCCGCTGCTGCTCAGCCCGTTCGCGTACTCGACCTATCGGGGCAGTTGA
- a CDS encoding 2-oxo-4-hydroxy-4-carboxy-5-ureidoimidazoline decarboxylase yields the protein MLPRLSIEQLLACCASRRWALRMDAAAPYPDVAELLATADAELAALGWRDVTEALAAHPRIGQRPTGTGQEAEWSRHEQAAAVGSDAELAAANEAYERKFGRVFLISAAGRAADEVLAESRRRLANNEVAERDEVRRELAAIVRGRLARCAG from the coding sequence GTGCTGCCACGACTGTCCATCGAGCAGCTGTTGGCGTGCTGCGCGTCGCGCCGGTGGGCGCTGCGCATGGACGCCGCCGCGCCCTACCCGGACGTGGCGGAACTGCTGGCCACGGCGGACGCCGAACTCGCGGCCCTCGGCTGGCGGGACGTCACCGAGGCACTGGCCGCCCACCCGCGCATCGGCCAGCGGCCGACCGGGACCGGCCAGGAGGCCGAATGGTCGCGCCATGAGCAGGCCGCGGCCGTCGGTTCGGACGCCGAACTGGCGGCGGCGAACGAGGCATACGAACGCAAGTTCGGCCGTGTGTTCCTGATCAGCGCCGCGGGGCGGGCAGCTGACGAAGTGCTCGCCGAGTCGCGCAGGCGTTTGGCCAACAACGAGGTGGCCGAACGGGACGAGGTCCGGCGTGAGCTGGCCGCGATCGTCCGGGGCCGCCTGGCAAGGTGTGCCGGATGA
- a CDS encoding PucR family transcriptional regulator — translation MNLATLLTTAELGLELRVGADVADRPITRVFTATLRDPRRFLTGGELVLSGMEWWQSPDDSEAFVAGLAEAGVTALGAGTAEADGVLPQHVVDACERHNLPLLVVPVHISFATISERVILGLAAERATPNLDRHRRLVAVVTAGGGLAALVAAGATELGADSWVISSAGRVIAATAELRDPAALVKRALRSKRMPVVADEFSVYATTSKQRALGWFLVVAGDHRTWPTERQGVAAELATLVELERSRLDEARRIENRAARPLLRLVLAEQTTPSEIQSRLAATELGGTEIVTVAASGRAAAVLDDLLSAFAGPALVGAVDDEVFGLLGTTEPIAAELKDMVRVMQPAFGPDGLVLGLGRCADANGLRAAVLQARYARKLAERSPGRVTVMAGDEVASHLLLLAAVPDELRRSFRNQIIGPLSAYDETHKSELTRTLRVFLEHSGSWTQAAAELHVHVNTLRYRITRITELTGRDPGRFGDRVDLYLALADEN, via the coding sequence GTGAACCTCGCGACATTGCTGACGACCGCCGAACTCGGCCTGGAGCTGCGTGTCGGTGCGGACGTCGCGGACCGGCCGATCACCAGGGTCTTCACCGCGACGCTGCGCGACCCGCGCCGGTTCCTGACCGGTGGCGAGCTGGTGCTCAGCGGGATGGAGTGGTGGCAGAGCCCGGACGACTCCGAGGCGTTCGTCGCCGGTCTGGCCGAAGCCGGTGTGACGGCACTGGGCGCGGGAACGGCCGAAGCGGACGGGGTGCTGCCGCAGCACGTCGTCGACGCCTGCGAGCGGCACAATCTGCCGCTGCTCGTGGTCCCGGTGCACATCTCGTTCGCCACGATCAGCGAGCGCGTGATCCTCGGCCTGGCGGCCGAACGAGCCACGCCGAACCTGGACCGGCACCGGCGCCTGGTCGCCGTGGTCACGGCCGGGGGCGGGCTGGCGGCCCTGGTGGCCGCGGGCGCGACGGAACTCGGCGCGGACAGCTGGGTGATCAGCTCGGCGGGCCGCGTGATCGCCGCAACAGCCGAACTCCGCGATCCCGCCGCGCTCGTCAAACGCGCGCTGCGGTCGAAGCGGATGCCCGTCGTGGCCGACGAGTTCTCGGTGTACGCGACGACGAGCAAACAGCGGGCGCTCGGCTGGTTCCTCGTCGTCGCGGGCGATCACCGGACGTGGCCGACCGAACGCCAGGGCGTGGCCGCCGAGCTCGCGACCCTGGTCGAGCTGGAACGGTCCCGGCTGGACGAGGCGCGCCGGATCGAGAACCGCGCGGCGCGACCGTTGCTGCGCCTGGTGCTCGCCGAACAGACCACCCCCAGCGAGATCCAGTCCCGGCTGGCGGCGACCGAGCTCGGCGGGACCGAGATCGTCACGGTGGCCGCGTCCGGCAGGGCCGCGGCCGTGCTGGACGACCTGCTGTCGGCCTTCGCCGGGCCCGCGCTCGTCGGCGCAGTCGATGACGAGGTCTTCGGGCTGCTGGGCACGACGGAGCCCATCGCGGCGGAACTCAAGGACATGGTCCGCGTGATGCAGCCGGCGTTCGGACCGGACGGGCTGGTGCTCGGCCTGGGCCGTTGCGCGGACGCCAACGGACTGCGCGCGGCGGTCCTGCAAGCGCGGTACGCCCGCAAACTCGCGGAACGCTCACCGGGCCGCGTGACCGTGATGGCGGGCGACGAGGTCGCGTCGCACCTGTTGCTGCTCGCCGCCGTGCCGGACGAGCTGCGCCGCTCGTTCCGCAACCAGATCATCGGCCCGCTGTCCGCATACGACGAAACACACAAGTCCGAGCTGACCAGGACGTTGCGGGTCTTCCTGGAACACTCCGGCTCGTGGACGCAGGCCGCCGCCGAACTGCACGTGCACGTCAACACCCTGCGGTACCGGATAACCCGGATCACCGAGCTGACCGGGCGCGACCCCGGCCGGTTCGGCGACCGGGTCGACCTCTACCTGGCACTGGCCGACGAGAACTAG
- a CDS encoding cytochrome P450, whose product MTESIPSPTTRPITLPSERTPGCPFDPPPELMNLPPVSPLQFADGHVGWLVTGYSAARTVLIDPRFSTRPELKRPVFGIAPRPGGARKPAAPGWFVGMDAPEHTRYRRLLLSEFTVRRIKQLEPRIEEITAQRLDAMRAAGPPADLVKEFALPIPSLVICELLGVPYSDHAFFEEQSRAIVRFDTTQDAIMAALGTLSGYLRELVVGKRARPADDMLGRLITGTDLDDEELTNIALVLLVAGHETTANMLSVGTFALLQHPGQIARLGSPDAVEELLRYLTIVHLGTPVRAALTDVELEGALIREGDSVVLGLPAVNRDAELFGDPGELRLDRDDARRHLGFGAGIHQCLGQQLARVEMRIGYTRLFERFPTLRLAIPPEEVVMRDTAVVYSAQALPVAWDA is encoded by the coding sequence ATGACGGAATCAATCCCGAGCCCCACCACACGACCCATCACCCTGCCTTCGGAACGTACGCCCGGCTGTCCCTTCGACCCACCGCCCGAACTGATGAACCTCCCGCCGGTCAGCCCGTTGCAGTTCGCCGACGGGCACGTCGGCTGGCTGGTCACGGGCTACTCGGCGGCGCGGACAGTCCTGATCGACCCGCGGTTCTCCACCCGCCCCGAGCTGAAACGACCCGTCTTCGGCATCGCGCCCCGCCCGGGAGGCGCACGGAAACCGGCCGCCCCCGGCTGGTTCGTCGGCATGGACGCGCCCGAGCACACCCGGTACCGGCGGCTGCTGCTCAGCGAGTTCACGGTGCGCCGGATCAAGCAGCTCGAGCCGCGGATCGAGGAGATCACCGCACAGCGCCTCGACGCGATGCGGGCAGCGGGCCCGCCGGCCGACCTGGTCAAGGAGTTCGCGCTGCCGATCCCGTCGCTGGTGATCTGCGAACTGCTCGGCGTCCCGTACTCCGATCACGCGTTCTTCGAGGAGCAGAGCAGGGCCATCGTCCGCTTCGACACCACCCAGGACGCGATCATGGCCGCGCTGGGCACGCTGTCGGGCTACCTGCGCGAACTGGTCGTCGGCAAACGGGCCCGTCCCGCGGACGACATGCTCGGCAGGCTGATCACCGGGACGGACCTCGACGACGAGGAGCTGACGAACATCGCGCTCGTGCTGCTCGTCGCCGGGCACGAGACGACCGCGAACATGCTGTCCGTCGGCACTTTCGCGTTACTGCAGCACCCCGGGCAGATCGCGCGGCTGGGCAGCCCCGACGCGGTCGAGGAACTGCTGCGGTACCTCACGATCGTCCACCTGGGAACCCCGGTGCGGGCAGCGCTGACCGACGTCGAATTGGAGGGCGCGCTGATCCGCGAGGGCGACTCGGTCGTGCTCGGCCTGCCCGCGGTCAACCGCGACGCCGAGTTGTTCGGCGATCCCGGTGAACTGCGGCTCGACCGGGACGACGCCCGCAGGCACCTCGGGTTCGGTGCCGGCATCCACCAGTGCCTCGGCCAGCAACTGGCCAGGGTGGAGATGCGGATCGGCTACACCAGGCTGTTCGAGCGGTTCCCGACCCTGCGGCTCGCGATCCCGCCGGAGGAAGTCGTCATGCGCGACACGGCCGTCGTGTACAGCGCGCAGGCCCTTCCCGTTGCGTGGGACGCATAA
- a CDS encoding TetR family transcriptional regulator, producing the protein MDQPATGLRERKKARTRTAIQQHALRLFKERGFQATTVEQIAEAAEVAPSTVFRYFPTKEDLAVLDDYYSIADAMSAAVAAQPPGVSPVEAMRAAFHAVFTGFSPEDRAARYERDLAMLTIPEVWAANLGLIARSRGVIADAMQARVPGPAARILADAIIGVGLGVLLDWASDPRGDPAEALDQAYSRLADLL; encoded by the coding sequence GTGGATCAACCAGCGACCGGGCTGCGGGAACGCAAGAAGGCCAGAACGAGGACCGCCATCCAGCAGCACGCGCTGCGCCTGTTCAAGGAGCGCGGCTTCCAGGCGACCACGGTCGAGCAGATCGCCGAGGCCGCCGAGGTCGCGCCGAGCACGGTGTTCCGCTACTTCCCGACCAAGGAAGACCTGGCCGTGCTCGACGACTACTACTCCATCGCCGACGCGATGAGCGCCGCCGTCGCGGCCCAGCCGCCCGGCGTGTCCCCGGTCGAGGCCATGCGTGCCGCCTTCCACGCTGTGTTCACCGGTTTCTCGCCGGAGGACCGCGCGGCGCGCTACGAACGCGACCTCGCGATGCTGACGATCCCGGAGGTGTGGGCGGCGAACCTCGGCCTGATCGCCCGCAGCCGGGGCGTGATCGCCGACGCCATGCAGGCCCGCGTGCCCGGCCCGGCCGCGCGGATCCTCGCCGACGCCATCATCGGCGTCGGCCTCGGTGTCCTGCTCGACTGGGCCAGTGACCCGCGAGGCGACCCGGCCGAGGCGCTCGACCAGGCCTACAGCCGGCTGGCGGACCTGCTGTGA
- a CDS encoding tetratricopeptide repeat protein has translation MTAFSQELDLLLARRGLSWRKLARLTGYTPGWLIKIKNGAPPSAELARRCDEVLEAGGSLIALTHAQPVRPAQLPAATASFVGRKEELRKLAEALREEDSGSVRVVTIEGPPGTGKTALALRLAGDVAAGFPDGHLYIDLNGFSDDGVPVPPEQALEEFLGALEVPPDEIPARLAGRAALLRSVLAQRRVLVVLDNAANSGQVKHLLPGGCGCAVIVTSRNRLSGLAVRIHSTRVALGPLSSIDSARLLSTMITGERAGDVDALAELSHRCAHVPLALRIAAEQVNNRPGVPIRQLAEDLAVVDDDSAVRTVFSWSYRGLDTATARMFRLVSLHPGTLVCVSAAAALTGETHQRAQSLLKSLASMHLVEQAGREWYRLHDLLRLYGRECSRVEDSDDERLAAVRRLTEWYLHSALAANEAMAPFRVHVLELPRTAVTAMVFDDQVSASRWCDAELPNMVPVARMARENGFQDAVWQLAVAMFDYLLLRKPWGTWIAGHELALDTPDRRARAWVQTNLALACRWVRDFDRSAALYADAMAVRDEIGDSHGRAWILEGLAALAIDRGEAGQARQYAEQALTLFARLGDVEGQAASVLALSEVHRVRGEFDEALSTARRALRMCEEIDDLYGQGRKLVAMADVHVALGEHSEALDCVGRSLVVRRAVGDRWGEADSLTRRGDILRDVGDTRLGEKAWLAALALYEELADPRAADIRARLML, from the coding sequence GTGACCGCGTTCAGCCAAGAGCTCGACCTGCTGCTGGCCAGGCGGGGCCTGTCGTGGCGCAAGCTGGCCAGGCTCACCGGCTACACCCCCGGCTGGCTGATCAAGATCAAGAACGGCGCGCCGCCGTCCGCCGAACTGGCCCGCCGCTGCGACGAGGTGCTCGAGGCGGGCGGCAGCCTGATCGCCCTCACCCACGCCCAGCCGGTCCGGCCGGCCCAGTTGCCCGCGGCGACCGCCAGCTTCGTCGGGCGCAAGGAAGAACTGCGCAAACTGGCCGAGGCGCTGCGCGAGGAAGACTCCGGCTCGGTACGCGTGGTCACGATCGAAGGCCCACCGGGCACGGGCAAGACAGCGCTGGCTCTGCGGCTGGCCGGCGACGTCGCCGCGGGCTTCCCGGACGGTCACCTCTACATCGACCTGAACGGGTTCTCCGACGACGGTGTCCCGGTCCCGCCCGAGCAGGCGCTGGAGGAGTTCCTCGGTGCGCTGGAGGTTCCGCCCGACGAGATCCCGGCGCGGCTGGCGGGCCGGGCGGCGCTGCTGCGTTCCGTGCTCGCCCAGCGCCGGGTCCTGGTGGTGCTGGACAACGCGGCCAACTCCGGACAGGTCAAGCACCTGCTGCCAGGCGGGTGCGGATGCGCTGTGATCGTGACGAGCCGCAACCGCCTGTCGGGACTCGCAGTCCGGATCCATTCGACACGCGTCGCGCTCGGCCCGTTGAGCAGCATCGACTCCGCCCGGTTGCTCTCCACCATGATCACGGGCGAGCGCGCGGGCGACGTCGACGCGCTGGCCGAACTGTCCCACCGCTGCGCGCACGTGCCGCTGGCGCTGCGGATCGCGGCCGAGCAGGTCAACAACCGGCCAGGCGTGCCGATCCGGCAACTGGCCGAGGACCTGGCCGTCGTGGACGACGACTCAGCCGTGCGGACGGTGTTCTCGTGGTCCTACCGCGGCCTCGACACGGCGACCGCACGGATGTTCCGGCTCGTCAGCCTGCATCCGGGGACGCTCGTGTGCGTCTCGGCAGCCGCCGCGCTGACCGGCGAGACGCACCAGCGGGCACAGTCGTTGCTGAAGTCGTTGGCGAGCATGCACCTGGTCGAACAGGCCGGTCGGGAATGGTACCGCCTGCACGACCTTCTTCGGCTCTACGGCAGGGAATGCTCCCGCGTCGAGGACAGCGACGACGAACGGCTCGCGGCCGTGCGGCGGCTGACTGAGTGGTACCTGCACAGCGCGCTGGCGGCCAACGAGGCGATGGCGCCGTTCCGCGTGCACGTGCTCGAACTGCCGCGGACTGCTGTCACAGCGATGGTGTTCGACGACCAGGTGTCGGCGTCACGCTGGTGCGACGCGGAACTGCCGAACATGGTGCCGGTCGCACGCATGGCCAGGGAGAACGGTTTCCAGGACGCGGTGTGGCAACTGGCCGTGGCCATGTTCGACTACCTCCTGCTGCGCAAGCCGTGGGGGACGTGGATCGCCGGGCACGAACTGGCGCTGGACACCCCGGACCGGCGGGCCAGGGCATGGGTGCAGACGAACCTGGCGCTGGCGTGCCGGTGGGTCCGCGACTTCGACCGCAGCGCCGCGCTCTACGCGGACGCCATGGCAGTCCGCGACGAGATCGGCGATTCGCACGGCCGGGCGTGGATCCTGGAAGGTCTCGCCGCGCTGGCGATCGACCGCGGCGAAGCCGGCCAGGCCAGGCAGTACGCCGAGCAGGCGCTGACGTTGTTCGCCCGCTTGGGCGACGTCGAAGGGCAGGCCGCGTCCGTGCTCGCCTTGAGCGAGGTCCACCGGGTGCGCGGCGAGTTCGACGAGGCGCTCTCGACAGCACGCCGGGCGTTGCGGATGTGCGAGGAGATCGACGACCTCTACGGACAGGGCCGCAAGCTGGTCGCCATGGCCGACGTGCACGTGGCACTGGGCGAGCACAGCGAAGCCCTGGACTGCGTGGGCCGGTCGCTGGTGGTGCGGCGTGCGGTCGGGGACAGGTGGGGCGAGGCCGACTCGCTGACCAGGCGCGGCGACATCCTGCGCGACGTCGGCGACACCAGGCTGGGGGAGAAGGCCTGGCTGGCCGCTCTGGCGCTGTACGAGGAACTGGCCGACCCGCGCGCCGCCGACATCCGGGCCCGTCTCATGCTGTGA